Within Microbacterium oryzae, the genomic segment CTTCTCACCGCCGGAGAAGCCCTCGTTCACGTTGCGCTGGGCGAACTTGTCGTCCATGCGGAGGTTCTTCATGCCCTCCTTGACCTGCTTCGTCCAGGTGCGGATGGCCGGGGCCTCGCCGTCGATGGCGGTCTTGGCGGTGCGGAGGAAGTTCGTCACCGTGACGCCGGGGATCTCGACCGGGTACTGCATGGCGAGGAAGAGGCCGGCACGCGCGCGCTCGTCGACGGACATCGCGAGGACGTCCTCGCCGTCGAGCGTGATGCTGCCGGAGGTGACGTTGTACTTCGGGTGGCCGGCGATCGTCGACGCGAGCGTCGACTTGCCCGAGCCGTTGGGGCCCATGATCGCGTGGGTCTCGCCCGTCTTCACGGTCAGGGTGACGCCGTTGAGGATCGGCGTCGTACCCTCATCGGTCTCGACCGTCACGTGCAGGTCGCGGATCTCGAGGACTGCCATTTCAGATTTCCTTCTTCACATTCGGGTCGATGAGCACGTCGTCGCCGTCGATCTGGACGGCGTAGACCGGGACGGGCTCGTAAGCGGGGAGGTTCAGCGGCTTGCCGGTGCGCAGCGAGAACGCCGAGCCGTGGGCCCAGCACTCGAGCGTGTCGCCCTCGACGAAGCCCTCGGACAGCGAGATGTCGCCGTGGGTGCAGACGTCGCCGATCGCGTGGACCTCGTCGTTGCCGTCGCGGACGA encodes:
- the sufC gene encoding Fe-S cluster assembly ATPase SufC, producing the protein MAVLEIRDLHVTVETDEGTTPILNGVTLTVKTGETHAIMGPNGSGKSTLASTIAGHPKYNVTSGSITLDGEDVLAMSVDERARAGLFLAMQYPVEIPGVTVTNFLRTAKTAIDGEAPAIRTWTKQVKEGMKNLRMDDKFAQRNVNEGFSGGEKKRHEILQLELLKPQLAILDETDSGLDVDALKIVSEGVNRAKENTGLGVLLITHYTRILRYIKPDHVHVMVKGQVVEEGGPELAERLENEGYDRYFAPGETIEA
- a CDS encoding non-heme iron oxygenase ferredoxin subunit, with amino-acid sequence MTASRVCSFSELEQDAALRVVVDGVPIAVVRDGNDEVHAIGDVCTHGDISLSEGFVEGDTLECWAHGSAFSLRTGKPLNLPAYEPVPVYAVQIDGDDVLIDPNVKKEI